The Streptomyces sp. ALI-76-A nucleotide sequence GGCGCGGCGGGCGCGGGCGGCGCGGTCCTCGCGCTCGCCGCCACCGCGGTCGGCGCCCCCGCCCTCCTGGCCACCGCGGTGGTCGCGGGGGCCACCGCCGTCGCCGGGGCCCTCATGGGGTACACCGCGCTGGACGTGCCGGCCGCGGTCGCGCTGGTGGCGACGGTGATCGTGCTGGCCGCCGGGGCGGTGGTGCCGTTCGCCTTCAAGCTGGCCGGGATGCGGATGCCGGCGCTGCCGTCCTCCGCCAGCCAGCTCCAGGAGGGCATCGAGCCCTACGCGGGCGACGAGGTCGCCGAGCGCACCGAGCTGGCCGGGCGCTGGGTCACCGCGCTCTTCGCCGCCACCGGCACCGTCGCCGCGGCGGCCCTGGTCGTCCTCGCCGAGCGCCCCGGCCTGCCCGAGGTGCTGACCGCGTCGGCGCTGAGTCTGCTGCTGCTCCTGCACTGCCGCGGCCTGGTGCACATCGCGCAGCGGCTGACCCTGGCGGTGCCCGGGATCGCGGGGCTGCTGCTGCTCGCCAGGGCCTGGGCGCTGGACAGCGACGCCGACGGGCGCGCGGTGGTCTTCGCGGTCCTGCTCGGCGCGGCGGCCGCACTCGTGATCGCCGCCTGGACCGTGCCCGGCCGCCGGGTGCTGCCGTACTGGGGCCGCGCGGCGGAGCTGGCGCACACCGGCTTCGCGGTCGCGCTGCTGCCGCTCAGCATGTGGGTGGCGGGCCTGTTCGGCTGGCTGCGCGGCCTGTTCGGCTGAGTCCACCTGTACGCCGGACGCCCGGTCACTCGGGCCGCCCGGTCACCCCGGTCGCCCGGGCGGGGCACCGGTCATCCGGGTCGCCCGGGTCACTCCGGTCGCCCGGGTCACCCCGGACATCCGAACCCCCGGTCACCGAGAACGAGTTGAGGAGAGGCTGTGCAGTCCAAACGCGACCAGGTGCAGGCCCACGGTTTCATGATGGGCAGGCTCAGCTCGGGCCTGCTGATGGCCGACCCGGACGCCCCCGAGAGCCCGCTCGGGCGCACCACCCGCGGCGTGATCTTCGGCCTGCTGGTCACCGTCCTGATCGGCGCGGGTGCCACCGTCTACGGGCTGCTGCGCCCCGGCGGCAACGACGGCTGGCGCGACGGCGAGCACCTGGTGGTCAACCGGGACACCGGCGCCCGCTACCTGTGGACCGGCACCGACGGAGTGCTGCACCCGGTGCGCAATTACGCCTCGGCGCGGCTGATCGGAGGCTCCGACCTGGCGACCGAGGACGTCGGAACGGCTTCCCTGGGCGACACCCCGGTGGGCGCCCCGCTCGGCATCCCCGGCGCTCCGGACACCGTGCCCGAGCCCGGCCGGCTCGACGACGGAGCCTGGCACATGTGCGTCACCGGGCCGGAGGGAGCGCTGCCCAGTACCTCCGGGGCCGGGGCGGGCACCGGGGTGAACGCGCCGGGCGCCACCACCGTGGTCGCCGGGGCGCCGCTGGACTCCGCCGGGATCGGCGGTGACCGCGGGGTGCTGGTACGCGGCCCGGACGGCACCGAGTACCTGGTGTGGCGGGGGAGCAGGCTGCCGCTGGACCGCGCCGCCGACGCCCGCAACGCCCTCGGCTACGGCTCGGAGCGGCCGATGCCGGTCTCCGCGGCCTTCCTGGACGCGCTCGCGCCCGGCCCCGTCCTGAGCCCGCCGGAGGTGCCGGGGCGCGGCGAGCGGGGCCCCGAGCTCGGCGGTGAGGCCAGCCGGATCGGCCAGCTGTTCAAGATCAGCGTGCCCGGTGGCGGCAGTACGTACCACCTGCTGCGCCGGGACGGCCTGGTGCCGCTGACCCGCCTCGGGGCCGCCCTGGTGCTGGGCGACCCGGCCACCCAGGAGGACGCCTACCAGGGGCGGTCGCCCGAGGTGCGCACGGTCGGGGCGGACGCGCTGCGCGAACACCGGGCGAAGGACGCGGACCAGGCCGGTTCCGCGGAGCTGCCGGACGCGCCGCCGGTCCCGCGGTCCACGCCGCGCGGCACCGCCCTCTGCGCCAAGGTGGACGGCGGCGACGGCGGCGCCCGGATCAGCTCGGTGCTGGTCCCACTGGCCCAGCTCGGTCCGGTCGCGGTGCCGCAGGGCACCGACCAGCCGGTGGAGCGGGCCTGCACCCCGCCGGACGCCGCGGTGGTCCGGCCCGGGCACGGCGCCCTGGTCCGGGCCCTGCACGCGAGCGGCGCCGCGCACGCGGGCACCACCTATCTGGTGGCGGACAACGGCGTGAAGTACCGGGTCCCCTCCACGGACGCGCTGGACGCGCTCGGTTACGGGGCCGGGGACATCGGCTCGGTCCCGGCGCCGCTGCTCGCGGCCTTCCCGACCGGCGCGGACCTGGACCCGGCCGTCGCCTCGGGCGCCGCGCGGCCCGAGGTCACCGCTCCGCGGTGCGGTACCGCCGGGCGAACGGACGAGCCCGGGACGGACGAGTCCGAAACGGAGGGCGAGGCGGACGAGGCCGGCACGGCGGGCACCGCCCGCGCGGCCGGTACGGCGCCCTGAGCCGGGCGAGGAACCCGGGAGACGCCCGCCGCGAACGAGAAGGACGAGAAGGACGAGAAGGAAGGGTGGGTCCGGGGCGAACACCGGCCGACTCGGCACCGGTGGTGCGGAGTCGGCCAAGTTCGTCACCGTCCCGGCCGCGGGGTGACACCCGCGGCCGGGGCCCCGCCTGACGGAGCGTCGCGCGAGGAATGCCGGGATCGCGAGGGGAGACCTCAGAAAAAGCTCAGAGAATACGGTCACCCGGCGCCGCGGAATCCCCGCGGGCGGCCCGGACATGCCGGAAACGGGCCATTCCGGTGACCGGTTCCGTTCTCCGCGCGCCCGTTTCCCGCCCGGATCGGCCGGCTCGGGGGACCGTACACGTACCACTTCCACAGCCGGTGAAGCGGACCGTTCACCCCGGTGAAACGACCGAACAACTCCCGTGGTACACGGGACTTTTGACGACCTGTCCGGAACCTCAAATTTTCCCTGCACGCGTTGCGCGGAACACGTGCTTCTCTTTAGCCTCAGCGGGCAACGCTGCGACGAGACTTGCTCGAACGAAGGGAGCGCGACATGGCGGACAGTGCCGCGAGGAAAGCGGATTATGCCAAGGGCTTGGGGGGCGTCTCGTCCCTGGAGTCGGCCCGGGACCAGGTCGAGAAAATCCAGAACAACGTCGCCGAGATCGCCGCGCGTTCGGGTGTCGGCGGCGACGAGGGCCAGGCCCTGTTCAAGCTCTTCCGCAGCTGGAACGGCGAGGCGCAGAAGGTCGTCATCCAGATCAGCAAGATGATCGACGCGCTCCAGGAGAACGTCACCTCCGCCAACCGCCTGGCGAAGGAGAACCAGGACCTGACCGAGGTCCTCACCAGCAAGACCACCCAGGGCGTCTTCGAAGCACTGCGCTGACCCGCCCCCTTCCGGCGCCGGTCCCTTTTCGGAAGGCCGGACTCCGTGAGCTTCCCGGGCCCCGGCGCCCGGCCACCCGTGAGGAGACGTCATGGCTGACGGCATCATCGACGTGCAGTATCCCGTGGTCCAGAACGCCATCGAGGAGCTGAAGAACCAGACCCAGCAGATCATCAACACCCTCAACAACCTGGAGGACGAGCTGAAGCCGCTCGTCAGCACCTGGGAGGGTTCGGACCAGGCGATGTACATCCAGGTCCAGGAGCAGTGGGACCAGGCCACCAAGGCCATGGCCCTGCTGCTCGGCGACAGCGGCGCGCTGATCCAGAGCATCCACGACAACCACACCCGCGACGAGCGCAAGAGCACCGACAACTGGAGCAACGTCCGGGCCCGCTAGGCCTGTCCGACCGTGCCCGGCGCGGCACCGCGCGCCCGGCCGTGGCCCGCCGGTCCGGCCGTCCGCACACCCGGCGCCGGCCGGCCCGGCGGCCCGCCCCGTGAATCCCCCGTTCGGTACCAAGCGCAGGAGGACGTCCCATGGCCGGTGAGAAGGCCGACGTCAGGCATTTCGACCTCAAGCAGCTGGAGAACTTCCGGGACAACGAGGTCCAGCCGGTGCACACCGCCGCCAAGAAGCACCGTGAGCAGGGCGACGGGGCCCACATCCGCCCGCTGGGCCACCTCATCGACGGGCACACCACCCCGGGAAACCTCGCCCAGAACAAGCAACTCCTGCGCATCGGCAAGATGGTCACCGACCCGCTGGTCTCGGGGCCGAAGCTGATCGAGGACGTCCGCGCGGCGGCCCAGTCGATCGACAAACTGCTGGGTGACCAGATGGAGCTCTTCAAGGAGCTCAAAGAGGCACTCACCGAGACCATCGACGCGGCCAACAAGACCAAGGACAAGAACCTCGACGCGATCGACGCGCAGACGCTGCTCACGACGCTCGACGAGGTCGACACCCTCACCGCCGGCGGAACCGGCAAGACCGACAAAGACACCTGACACCTGAGCCCGTGCCGCGCGGGCCGGCCGGGACCACGACCGCCCGGCCCGCCCGCCCGCGGGGACCGCCCGGCCGCACACCCGCGTGAGGACGCCGTGCGCCCGCAGACACGACAGGCACCCACCAGAAAGGGCACCCGGTGGCCGACCCGATCGACCCCAACTCCGGCGCGCGGCTGGACGAGTTCGACACCGCAGCCGACCCGTCGACCGACACCTGGGCCACCCTGGTCACCCACATCACCGGCTATCCGGTGCCGGACCGCGCCACCGTCTTCGACACCCTCCGCTCCGACCACGGCGGCAAGCTCTTCCGGATGGACATCAAGGAGCGCAGTCTCAGCCTGCTCGTCAAGGACTCCGGCTTCCTGACGAACACCGGCGAGGACTACGACATCTGGTTCTTCGACGGGGGCAAGAAGACCAAGATCAAGCAGGCCCGGATCGTCTTCGAGGGCCGGGTGAAGGCCGGCAACGAGATCATCTTCGCCGCTCCCGGCACCGACAACGTCCACAACGCCCAGGTCCGTGAGGGCAACGAGTTCACGGACTACAACAAGGCCAAGATGAGCACCATCCCCCTCGCCCGGTACATGAACGGGCCGCGGGCGGCGCTCCTCGCCCTGCTGGGCGGCACCACCCAGGACGCCCGGTTCAGCAGCCTGGGCGTGCCCCCGACCGACGCGGTGGACCTGAACTCCTTCACCACCACCGGGGAGTCCTTCGACTACGCCGCCAAGTTCTTCAGGGACCACGCGGTCGTGCTGAAGGACTGGGAGGACCGCTTCGGCCGGGACGACGCGAGCTGGAAGGGCGAGGCGGCGGAGGTCTTCCGCAACCTGCTGAGGAAGATCCGCGAGAACTACGACGCCTACGTCGAGACCTTCAACGCCACGGCCGGCACCGGCGACCAGAACGGCACCGGAGGCACGGTCTACTCGCGCGCCCTGTCACTGGGCCGCACCTACCTGACGAACGCCGCGAACACCCTGCTACAGGCATGGCTGGACTGGGCCAAGTCCCCGTACTACGACCCGCACCAGGTGCTGCGCTACGTCCTGGACGACCTCGCCCAGTGGGTGGACGCGAACAACGTCGGCAAGACGGAGATCCAGGTCACCCACTACCGCGCCGGCAGCTCCACCTACCACTCGCCCCAGGCCGGCTTCCTCCAGGCGCACCCGGAGTACGGCGACCTCAACGACGTCGCGAACTGGGCGAAGGTCGGCGACAAGGCGGCCAAGATCTGGAGCCAGGGTGTCGACAGATACCTGGGCGGGCCGGCCGCCAAGGTGCAGTCGGATCTCAACAACCAGTTCCTCGACCTGGGCAAGGACTTCTCGGAGAACATCCCCGAGCCGAAGTCGACCACCACGGCCTCCGCCGACTACGAGAAGAAGAAGCTGGAGGACGAGAAGAAGGAGATCGACAAGCAGCGCGAGGACGACAGGAAGTACCAGGACGAACTGCGCGACGAGCAGGAGAAGCAGCGGGAGGAGGACAAGAAGTACCAGCAGGAGCTGCGCGACGAGCAGAACAAGCAGCGCGAGGAGGACAAGAAGTACCAGGACGAACTGCGCGACGAGCAGAAGCGCGAGCAGGACGAGGCCAAGAAGTACCAGGAGGAACTGCGCGCGGAGCAGCAGCGCGAGCAGGACGAGGCCAAGAAGTACCAGGACGAACTGCGCAACGAGCAGAACCAGCAGCGCGACGAGGACAAGAAGTACGCGGACGAGCTGCGCGACGAACAAAAACGCGAGCAGGACGAGGCCCGGCGCGAGGCCGAGGAACAGCGCGTGGCCATGCAGGAGAGCCTCGGCGGCCTCAACGATCCCAACGCGGTCACCACACAGGATCTCGGCCTCGACGACCTGCTGAACCAGAACATCCCGGTCACCGAGAGCCTCGGCGATCTCGGTGAGGTGAACGGCCAGGGCGGCGGCGACCAGAACTCCACCACCGAGGTACCGCCGATCACCCAGAGCCTGGGCGGCCTCGGCGGCCTGAACAGCGGCGCGGGTGGTGCCCTCAGGACCCCGACCGGTGGCACCACCCAGCTCACGGCCGGCAAGCTCACCACCGACTTCGCGGACGGCAGCGGCACGTCCTTCGATCCGGAGAGCGGGGTGCTGACCACCACGCATCCGGACGGTTCGGTCACCACGCAGGACCTGGGTGACGGCGTCAAGGTGACCAACCCCGACGGTTCGGTCACCTCCCTGGGTGACGACGGGAAGCTGACGACCACCTTCCCCGACGGCACCACCCAGACCGTCGACCCCACCACCGGCCAGGCGACGACCACCGACCCGGACGGCACCACCACCACGACGGACCTGGGCAGCCTCGACGGCCTCAACGACGGCCTCGACGGCCTCGGCGGCGGGGACGGAGTGCTCGACACCCCGACCGGCGGCACCACCCAGCTCACCAGCGGCGGCGACCTGACCACCGACTTCGCGGACGGCGGCAGCACGTCCTTCGACCCGGACAGCGGGATGCTGACCACCACCGGGCCGGACGGTTCGGTCACCACGGAGAATCTGGGTGACGGCGTCAAGGTGACCAACCCCGACGGTTCGGTCACCTCCCTGGGTGACGACGGGAAGCTGACGACCACCTTCCCCGACGGCACCACCCAGACCGTCGACCCCACCACCGGCCAGGCGACGACCACCGACCCGGACGGCACCACCACCACCGAGAACCTCGGCGGCCTGGGCAACCTCAACGGCCGGAACAGCGTCGGCGGCGACCTCGGTGACCTGATCGACATCCCCTCCGACCTGCCCACCGAATCGATCGGTGACCTGGGCGACCTCGGCGGTCCCGACAGCGACGAGCCCGGCCTGGAGACCCCGACCGGCGGGCACACCTCGCTCGACGGGGACGGCGACTTCACCACCACGTTCGAGGACGGCAGCACAGCCTCCTTCGATCCGGACAACGGGATGCTCACCACCACCGATGCGGACGGCTCCACCACGACCACCGACCTCACCCACGGCGCCAAGGTGACCAACCCGGACGGCTCCACCACCGTCCTGGACAACGGCCAGCTGACCACGACCTTCCCGGACGGCAGCACCCAGGTCATCGACCCGGACACCGGCATCGCCACCGTCACCGACCCGCAGGGCAACACCGAGACCGTGAACCTGCACGACCTCAACTCGTGGGGGGACTTCGACCGTTCGGACTTCCTCGACGACCTCGACACCGTCGGCGGCGACGGCACCACCACCCGGGACGTGCCGTTCTCCGAGCTGGGCCTCGGCGGCGGCAACGGCGCCGGGGCGGGCGACGGGACCACCGCGGTCGCGGGCGGCGGCGTCTCGGGGGCCGGCTCCTACTCCGCGGACGGCTTCGACGGGGCAGGCGTAGCCCCGCTCTCGGACGGTGCCGCCGGCAGCGGAGCCGGCGCGCTCGGTCCCGGCGCGGGGGCCGGCGCGCCCGGCGCCCCCGGCATGCCCGGCAGTCCCGGCATGCCGATGGGCGGCGGCATGGGCGGCATGGGCGCGGGCGGCGAGAAGGGCAACGGCGAGCGGGTGCGCGCCGTCCTGGTCGACGCGGCGGAGGAGAGCGAGCGCCGCAACCGCCGCCGGCGCAGCCCGTGGAACCGCCAGGAGGACAGCGACACCTTCCTGTCCCCGGCCTCCCGGGTGGCGACCACCGGCGGCGACTCGCCCGAGCAGGAGGCGGAGCCCGGCCGCAGGCCCACCAGCTCCGCCGACTACCTGGAGGAGGACGCGGACGTGTGGGGCACCGACGAGGGCGGCACCCCGGCCGTCATCGGGCGGTGACGACCGCGAGGAGACGCATCCCATCCGGCCCCGGCTTCCACGGCCGGGGCCTCACCAGGCAAGATCAGCGGGGAAGTTGACGGCCCGGGGACCGGGGCCGGACGTACATACGGACCGGACATCCGGACGTGGCAGGCGTGTCAGACGTACCCCAGGTACCAGGCGTACCAGGAGACCGACGGAGAAGGGCGGGGCGGGCGTGACGGAACCGCTGGACAAGCGTCTGGAGAAGGCGATGGCCGAACTCCAGGCGGCCCAGGAGGCGGTCGCGCGCACCGAGCGCGAGTTGCGGCAGGCGTCGTTCGCGGTGGTTTCCTCCGACCGCGCGGTCCGGGCGACCGTGGGGCCGCAGGGGGAGCTGACCGGGATCGAGTTCCTGGAGAACAAGCACCGCGACATGTCCTCCCAGGAGCTGGCCGCCAGCGTCCTGGAGGCGGCGAGCGCGGCCCGCCTGAAGATGAACCGGCACGTGATGAAGGCGATGGCCCCCTTCACCGAGCCCAGCAGCAACCTGCCGGAGCTGAAGGGCTTCGAGCTCGACTGGGAGCGGATCTTCGGGCCCGAGGTGCTGCGCGAGGACGACGACGACACCGCACGCGCCGGCCAGGAGGAGACGCCCGCCTGGCGTGACGCGCTCGGCGAGGACGGGGAGGACTGACCGTGGGACAGCGCTACTACGTGGACCCGCACCGCATCGAGGCCCTGGCGCGGCAGCTGGAGGAGATCGGCGCCCTGGCCAGGAACATGACCGAGGAGTTCCTGGACGAGCTGGCCCCCACGGTCAACTGGCCCGGTACCGAGGGCGAGTTCGCCGAGAAGGCCAGGCCGCAGGAGCAGAAGGAACGGCAGACCACCAAGGACACCATGATGTCCGTCCGCGACGCGGTGGTGGCCATCAGCGACGCCACGATCAGCCAGGTCCGGATGGTGAAGGACACCCGCGACCGCAACATCGAGGACATCGAGCAGGGCAACCGCCGCATCGACACCGACGGGCTGAACGGCGGTTCCGGCGGGCATGGCCGCCGCTGACCTCCGCACCGCCGGCCGCTCCCGCACCGTGCCGGGGGCGGCCGTCCCGTCCTGCCCGCGTGACATCGAGGACGGCCCCCGATGAGCATCATGGCATCGCCCGAGATCAACGCGATGATCTTCATCCTCACCGGGGAAAAGCTGATCGACGCCGACGAGGACCTCGCCTACGACAGCCGCAAGCCCTACTCCGGCCTGGGCCGCAAGCTGGACAGGCTCTCCTCGCTGATCGACAAGTCGATCCACGACATCGCCGAGTCCATGCCGGACGACCTGGCCAAGTCGTACGCCGAGGCGATGGGCATGCTCATCGACGACGGCGGCAAGAACTACCTGCGCGAGTTCGCCGAGCAGCTCGACAAGATCGCCGAGGGCCGGCGCAAGACCTCCATGGACATCATGGAGTCCAAGTGGCAGGTCATCGCCGAGGTCATCCGGCTGCTCATCGAGATCGCCATCTACCTCGCGATGTCCTTCTTCACCGGCGGTGCCTCGGCCAGCCAGATCATGATGGCCAAGCTGCGCAGCCGGTTCATGATCCTCACCATGCTCAGCCACCTGCTCCAGCGGCTGAACCTGGCGCCCGCGCTGAGCGAGGCGTTCGCCGAGGCGTTCACCACCTTCGCGGTGCGGCTGGCGATGATGAACTTCGCCCCGGACGGCCGCCGCCCGGACGGCTTCGACTGGAACGACATCCTTAAGTCCGCCGCGTTCGGCGCCGCGGCGGGCTTCCTCACCGGCGTCTTCGACGATCTCGCGAGGGGCATCGTCAAGAGCTACGACAACAACTTCCTCAAGGACGGCCCGGACCTCGACTTCAAGCCTCACCCCAACCCGCGGCCCACTCCGAGCCCCGACGTCGGCAACAACACCCCGAACCCGAAGCCGAACCCCGCCCCGAACCCGGACGGCGACACCCTCCCGAACGACCGCCCGGACCCCGGTCTTTACGGGAACGGCCCCAACCCCGGGAACAACACCCCGCTCACCTTCCGCGACACCCCGCTGTCCTTCCGGAACAACCCCGACCTGTGGCGGAACAACCAGCTGCTGCGGTACAACGCCGACCGGCCGGGCGCGCTGGCCGGGCACTACGGGCTCAAGGGGACCACCGACTTCCTCGCCGCCGGCTCCGGCGAGGCGCTCGCGGAGATCCTGATCAAGGGCGCCTTCGACGGCGACTGGTCCACCAGCTGGTCCACCTTCGTCGGCGCGGGCGTCAGCAGCCAGGTCGAGTCCACCCTCACCGACGTCGCCGTGAACACCGGCGCCGAACTGCGCCACGCCATCGACAAGCTGCGCGACCAGCCGCCCACCGTCTCCGCCGGGGACGGCGACTCCGGCACGCGGGACCCCGCCGGCTCCTCGGGCTCCCGTGACGGCGACGGCCCCGCCCGCACCGACGGCTCCCCGGGTACGGACACCACGGGCGGTGACGGCCCCGCGCCCGCCTCGACGCCGCCCGTCTCCCGGCAGATCACCGGACAGGGTGATGTCACCGGCGGCCAGTCACCCGCGCCCTACACCGGCAGCGAGTCGCC carries:
- the eccD gene encoding type VII secretion integral membrane protein EccD; translated protein: MTDSAVAELCRLTVRAPSVSVDLAVPADVPVADLLPTLLRYVGEEAEETGLDHAGWVLQRLGDAPLDEETTLARAGLADGAVLHLRPHTEALPEARLDDLVDGIADTAGRRLHNWHPGAARGLLVGTVVATVLTALLLVFWPGVPASSRAAFAGVTGLLLLAGAGSASRAVGDRLSATALGLLVAPCLALAGWVLPGGDLTGPDAARVAGARLLAAGAAGAGGAVLALAATAVGAPALLATAVVAGATAVAGALMGYTALDVPAAVALVATVIVLAAGAVVPFAFKLAGMRMPALPSSASQLQEGIEPYAGDEVAERTELAGRWVTALFAATGTVAAAALVVLAERPGLPEVLTASALSLLLLLHCRGLVHIAQRLTLAVPGIAGLLLLARAWALDSDADGRAVVFAVLLGAAAALVIAAWTVPGRRVLPYWGRAAELAHTGFAVALLPLSMWVAGLFGWLRGLFG
- the eccB gene encoding type VII secretion protein EccB, coding for MQSKRDQVQAHGFMMGRLSSGLLMADPDAPESPLGRTTRGVIFGLLVTVLIGAGATVYGLLRPGGNDGWRDGEHLVVNRDTGARYLWTGTDGVLHPVRNYASARLIGGSDLATEDVGTASLGDTPVGAPLGIPGAPDTVPEPGRLDDGAWHMCVTGPEGALPSTSGAGAGTGVNAPGATTVVAGAPLDSAGIGGDRGVLVRGPDGTEYLVWRGSRLPLDRAADARNALGYGSERPMPVSAAFLDALAPGPVLSPPEVPGRGERGPELGGEASRIGQLFKISVPGGGSTYHLLRRDGLVPLTRLGAALVLGDPATQEDAYQGRSPEVRTVGADALREHRAKDADQAGSAELPDAPPVPRSTPRGTALCAKVDGGDGGARISSVLVPLAQLGPVAVPQGTDQPVERACTPPDAAVVRPGHGALVRALHASGAAHAGTTYLVADNGVKYRVPSTDALDALGYGAGDIGSVPAPLLAAFPTGADLDPAVASGAARPEVTAPRCGTAGRTDEPGTDESETEGEADEAGTAGTARAAGTAP
- a CDS encoding WXG100 family type VII secretion target; protein product: MADGIIDVQYPVVQNAIEELKNQTQQIINTLNNLEDELKPLVSTWEGSDQAMYIQVQEQWDQATKAMALLLGDSGALIQSIHDNHTRDERKSTDNWSNVRAR
- a CDS encoding type VII secretion system-associated protein, with the protein product MAGEKADVRHFDLKQLENFRDNEVQPVHTAAKKHREQGDGAHIRPLGHLIDGHTTPGNLAQNKQLLRIGKMVTDPLVSGPKLIEDVRAAAQSIDKLLGDQMELFKELKEALTETIDAANKTKDKNLDAIDAQTLLTTLDEVDTLTAGGTGKTDKDT
- a CDS encoding AAWKG family protein (Members of this family are unrelated to eukaryotic Tcp10, although some members contain a repetitive region similar to a C-terminal repeat region of Tcp10.); this translates as MADPIDPNSGARLDEFDTAADPSTDTWATLVTHITGYPVPDRATVFDTLRSDHGGKLFRMDIKERSLSLLVKDSGFLTNTGEDYDIWFFDGGKKTKIKQARIVFEGRVKAGNEIIFAAPGTDNVHNAQVREGNEFTDYNKAKMSTIPLARYMNGPRAALLALLGGTTQDARFSSLGVPPTDAVDLNSFTTTGESFDYAAKFFRDHAVVLKDWEDRFGRDDASWKGEAAEVFRNLLRKIRENYDAYVETFNATAGTGDQNGTGGTVYSRALSLGRTYLTNAANTLLQAWLDWAKSPYYDPHQVLRYVLDDLAQWVDANNVGKTEIQVTHYRAGSSTYHSPQAGFLQAHPEYGDLNDVANWAKVGDKAAKIWSQGVDRYLGGPAAKVQSDLNNQFLDLGKDFSENIPEPKSTTTASADYEKKKLEDEKKEIDKQREDDRKYQDELRDEQEKQREEDKKYQQELRDEQNKQREEDKKYQDELRDEQKREQDEAKKYQEELRAEQQREQDEAKKYQDELRNEQNQQRDEDKKYADELRDEQKREQDEARREAEEQRVAMQESLGGLNDPNAVTTQDLGLDDLLNQNIPVTESLGDLGEVNGQGGGDQNSTTEVPPITQSLGGLGGLNSGAGGALRTPTGGTTQLTAGKLTTDFADGSGTSFDPESGVLTTTHPDGSVTTQDLGDGVKVTNPDGSVTSLGDDGKLTTTFPDGTTQTVDPTTGQATTTDPDGTTTTTDLGSLDGLNDGLDGLGGGDGVLDTPTGGTTQLTSGGDLTTDFADGGSTSFDPDSGMLTTTGPDGSVTTENLGDGVKVTNPDGSVTSLGDDGKLTTTFPDGTTQTVDPTTGQATTTDPDGTTTTENLGGLGNLNGRNSVGGDLGDLIDIPSDLPTESIGDLGDLGGPDSDEPGLETPTGGHTSLDGDGDFTTTFEDGSTASFDPDNGMLTTTDADGSTTTTDLTHGAKVTNPDGSTTVLDNGQLTTTFPDGSTQVIDPDTGIATVTDPQGNTETVNLHDLNSWGDFDRSDFLDDLDTVGGDGTTTRDVPFSELGLGGGNGAGAGDGTTAVAGGGVSGAGSYSADGFDGAGVAPLSDGAAGSGAGALGPGAGAGAPGAPGMPGSPGMPMGGGMGGMGAGGEKGNGERVRAVLVDAAEESERRNRRRRSPWNRQEDSDTFLSPASRVATTGGDSPEQEAEPGRRPTSSADYLEEDADVWGTDEGGTPAVIGR
- a CDS encoding YbaB/EbfC family nucleoid-associated protein; translated protein: MTEPLDKRLEKAMAELQAAQEAVARTERELRQASFAVVSSDRAVRATVGPQGELTGIEFLENKHRDMSSQELAASVLEAASAARLKMNRHVMKAMAPFTEPSSNLPELKGFELDWERIFGPEVLREDDDDTARAGQEETPAWRDALGEDGED